A part of Aspergillus flavus chromosome 5, complete sequence genomic DNA contains:
- a CDS encoding cyclophilin type peptidyl-prolyl cis-trans isomerase (peptidyl prolyl cis-trans isomerase, putative), giving the protein MATDVAFDTSMGSFTVELYNSHAPKTCKNFATLAQRGYYNNVIFHRIIPNFMVQTGDPTGTGRGGSSIYGEKFEDEIRADLKHTGAGILSMANSGPNTNGSQFFVTLAPTPWLDGKHTIFGRVKSGMRVIQRMGLVKTNGEDRPVDEVKIIRARVVEEGEE; this is encoded by the exons ATGGCGACTGACGTAGCTTTTGATACGAGCATG GGCTCGTTCACGGTAGAGCTTTATAATTCGCATGCACCAAAG ACTTGTAAGAACTTTGCGACACTCGCGCAAAGAGGTTACTACAACAATGTCATCTTCCACCGCATCATTCCCAACTTCATGGTCCAGACTGGTGATCCCACCGGCACTGGCAGAGGAGGAAGCTCTATTTACGGCGAGAAGTTCGAGGATGAGATTCGTGCAGACCTCAAACACACCGGTGCTGGCATTTTGAGCATGGCGAATAGTGGACCAAATACCAACGGCAGCCAATTCTTCGTAACCCTTGCCCCAACCCCGTGGCTGGATGGCAAGCACACAATCTTCGGCAGGGTCAAGAGCGGAATGAGAGTGATTCAGCGCATGGGACTTGTTAAGACAAATGGAGAAGATAGACCGGTGGATGAGGTCAAGATCATTCGTGCTCGGGTCgttgaagaaggcgaagagtGA
- a CDS encoding putative signal peptide peptidase has product MAEVSPFAEFLGQAIYQFTAVKPLLPTYGHLLVSVLFPIYIASHASLSRPSSAAEPPKKSQDADGDESDDEDEDEEEENDDRRVEGLAPSDALIFPLTAGLTLGGLYLVMKWMGADKLNKILGFYFSQMGIFFATAFVKDSLAVLRSFVFPRRYSKAGKTWKVKQSDRVFTVVQEGSTTSEPLEARNSPLPGVFGSIQLPGPVLNLLWTCRNLLYQRVKLRVVLRRIIKTECSVGLLDLFSLVLALPAIGYFTFVTKPWWLTNFLGFSFCYGTLQFMSPSTFLTGSLILSSLFFYDIYFVYFTPLMVTVAKGLDVPIKLVFPRPAGPDAPPDAVSLAMIGLGDIIVPGMMIGLALRFDLYLYYKRKGLQKAQAEGKAQEIVKPVYQSATGGWGERFWVSPTAPSQPALEPPYHDARAFPKTYFKASMVGYIVGTLVTLIIMQCFDHPQPALLYLVPGVLISLWGTALVKGDLEEMREYSDAEEEEDDAEEKQEKKPDETPAANASFFRRILSGEISKPKKSEASSEKPDKEKSSTEAKGDRPEDPKKSSKGANNKNMELFTISLYIPHKGRTDEADQPKSSTEDVKSTVDDENWSFVGNTEREDEPPAKRRRRSPRKAGATSSPAK; this is encoded by the coding sequence ATGGCGGAGGTTAGCCCATTCGCCGAATTCTTGGGTCAGGCGATCTACCAGTTCACAGCCGTAAAGCCTCTTTTACCGACATACGGGCATCTGCTCGTTTCAGTTTTATTTCCTATCTACATTGCTTCTCACGCCTCACTCTCGCGACCGTCTTCCGCAGCCGAACCGCCCAAAAAATCCCAAGATGCAGACGGTGATGAAtcggacgacgaagacgaagatgaggaagaagagaacgaCGATCGAAGGGTAGAAGGCCTTGCGCCCAGTGATGCTCTAATATTTCCTTTGACCGCTGGACTCACACTTGGAGGCTTATACCTCGTGATGAAATGGATGGGAGCTGATAAATTGAATAAGATATTGggtttctatttttctcaGATGGGCATCTTCTTTGCCACAGCTTTCGTGAAAGACAGCCTTGCGGTGCTCAGGTCCTTTGTATTTCCACGGAGATATAGCAAAGCTGGCAAAACATGGAAGGTCAAGCAGTCGGATCGTGTTTTCACGGTTGTACAAGAAGGCTCAACTACTTCAGAACCCTTGGAAGCACGGAACTCTCCCCTTCCAGGTGTCTTTGGCTCTATCCAATTACCAGGACCAGTTCTCAACCTTCTTTGGACTTGTCGTAACCTGTTATACCAACGGGTCAAACTTAGGGTCGTTCTGCGTCGCATTATCAAAACTGAATGCTCAGTTGGCCTTCTGGACCTCTTTAGCTTGGTCCTGGCCTTGCCTGCGATTGGCTATTTCACTTTCGTTACGAAGCCTTGGTGGTTAACTAATTTTCTGGGATTTAGCTTCTGCTATGGCACTCTGCAATTCATGTCGCCATCTACCTTTCTCACCGGATCGCTCATTCTGAGCTCGCTGTTCTTTTACGATATCTACTTCGTTTACTTCACCCCATTGATGGTAACTGTTGCAAAGGGTCTGGATGTTCCAATTAAGCTCGTCTTCCCTCGTCCGGCAGGACCCGACGCCCCCCCAGACGCCGTCTCTTTGGCTATGATAGGATTGGGTGACATCATTGTCCCGGGTATGATGATTGGATTGGCGCTGCGTTTTGATCTTTATCTCTATTACAAGAGAAAGGGACTACAGAAAGCTCAAGCAGAAGGCAAGGCACAAGAGATTGTTAAGCCCGTGTACCAATCTGCAACCGGTGGATGGGGAGAGCGCTTCTGGGTATCACCAACCGCTCCCTCTCAACCAGCCCTTGAACCCCCTTATCACGATGCTCGGGCCTTTCCGAAGACATACTTTAAAGCCAGCATGGTAGGCTACATTGTTGGGACACTGGTAACGCTCATTATTATGCAATGCTTCGACCACCCCCAACCTGCTCTTCTCTACCTGGTACCCGGAgtcttgatttccttgtgGGGAACTGCTCTCGTCAAAGGCGACCTCGAAGAGATGCGGGAATATTCTGAcgccgaagaggaagaagacgatgccgaagaaaagcaggagaagaagccggaTGAAACTCCTGCTGCGAACGCCAGTTTCTTCCGCCGCATCTTGTCAGGAGAAATCAGCAAACCAAAAAAATCAGAAGCGTCTTCTGAAAAGCCTGATAAGGAGAAAAGCTCAACCGAGGCTAAGGGAGACCGCCCTGAAGATCCAAAGAAATCCTCGAAAGGAGctaataataagaatatggAATTGTTCACGATCTCGCTGTACATTCCTCATAAGGGAAGGACTGATGAGGCTGATCAGCCGAAAAGCTCGACCGAGGATGTGAAATCTACTGTTGATGACGAGAATTGGTCTTTTGTTGGCAACACAGAGCGAGAGGATGAACCTCCTGCGAAACGACGCAGAAGGAGTCCTAGGAAAGCCGGCGCAACTTCTTCGCCTGCTAAATGA
- a CDS encoding ribosomal protein S5 domain 2-type protein — translation MAPAAATAAQPTPPSLSLPPSQFARLQPHAYLLAHLSPPASSNQPSIRANGRAPSQFRVTSANTGSLTHTNGSAVVRLGDTTAVCGVRAEILHTEDIASWSVSRPPPASSSTPANKRRKLTDPTAKPSEKSDGNNKEDADESHIQDFNLLVPNLSLSTGCAPGFIPGAPPSALAQSLSHQILSLLHSTRLVRAEDLRIWYQPPNLGPEELERHNESEQMDVDAPQGDAGAEKNREIKAFWVLYIDVMIVSLAGNPFDAAWAAVLAALRDTRLPRAWWDVDNGMVVCSDAVSEARKLSLQGLPVSSSFGVFEADAASGWRAEVIPDAEEERALDDSSRKGNQRRWILADPDGYEEGLSQERVCVVVDKEQGGKGKTVVVKLEKNGGWAVDAKELKALVDISAQRWEDIKQILEQC, via the coding sequence ATGGCTCCAGCCGCAGCTACAGCTGCGCAACCGACTCCTCcgtctctttctctgcccCCCTCACAGTTCGCGCGGCTTCAACCTCACGCTTACCTTCTTGCCCACTTATCACCTCCCGCCTCGAGCAATCAACCATCTATCCGAGCCAATGGCCGTGCCCCTTCACAGTTCCGTGTTACTTCTGCCAATACGGGCTCCTTGACTCATACGAATGGCAGCGCCGTAGTGAGACTCGGCGATACCACTGCCGTATGCGGTGTTCGTGCAGAAATCCTGCACACAGAAGACATTGCATCGTGGAGCGTATCccgaccaccaccagcatcatcatccactCCAGCAAACAAGCGCCGCAAGCTAACGGATCCTACGGCCAAGCCGAGCGAAAAGTCCGACGGCAATAACAAAGAAGACGCCGATGAATCGCACATTCAAGACTTCAACCTTTTAGTGCCTAACCTCTCACTGAGCACCGGATGCGCGCCAGGTTTTATCCCGGGCGCACCTCCCTCGGCATTGGCACAGTCGTTGTCCCACCAAATTCTCTCATTGTTGCACAGCACACGACTAGTTCGTGCGGAGGACCTCCGAATCTGGTATCAGCCGCCGAATCTGGGGCCCGAGGAACTAGAACGTCATAATGAAAGTGAACAGATGGATGTAGATGCGCCCCAAGGAGATGCTGGCGCTGAGAAAAACAGGGAAATCAAGGCTTTCTGGGTGCTTTATATTGATGTTATGATTGTTTCGCTGGCGGGTAATCCTTTCGATGCTGCGTGGGCGGCTGTCCTTGCTGCCCTCCGGGATACCAGGTTGCCCCGGGCGTGGTGGGATGTTGATAATGGAATGGTGGTGTGCTCAGACGCTGTATCGGAAGCGCGCAAGCTCTCTTTGCAGGGATTGCCTGTCTCGAGCTCCTTCGGTGTTTTTGAGGCTGATGCGGCTTCTGGGTGGAGAGCTGAGGTCATCCcagatgctgaagaggagAGGGCGCTTGATGACAGCTCTAGAAAGGGTAACCAACGGAGGTGGATCCTGGCCGATCCCGACGGTTACGAGGAAGGGCTGAGCCAGGAGAGAGTTTGTGTTGTAGTTGACAAAGAGCAGggtggaaagggaaagactGTTGTGGTGAAACTGGAAAAGAATGGCGGATGGGCTGTGGACGCCAAAGAGCTGAAGGCCCTAGTAGACATATCCGCGCAAAGATGGGAAGATATAAAACAAATTCTTGAACAATGCTAG
- a CDS encoding ferric reductase — MLPGWHSIASLVKRIDIPIVASTTPAEIAEMQQDAWPEAGKYGLGWVYFSVILLAISTIIRFYHLWGDQIRIALHKEDMAGTSPYVTSPQEEYELPSAATDSSTTHFFPARGPLPSTNTTKQQSSISTIAPLNNTIAFVRWIFYRPIPVLRIGKLRIGFPSLGASSIILAALIFVTLYSFVPQPLYYSSISIGSPPLAIRAGMIAVAMIPWIIALSTRANFVSILTGISHERLNVLHRWAGYLCLFLSLIHMVPFYVTPIWESTNFMYYQQYFPRNIYIYGTGWAALVPLIVLCLHSLPILRAWMYELFKLVHLPLSIIFLAMIFWHSKNFLASWDYLWATVAIWMLSYAVRLFYVNWSNPLRLSFLIGEECAVTILPQNAIKVTVATQMKWKPGQFVYLRMPGISLFERHPFTISSLCSGDFPSEYGENYRDLALVFRPFGGFTRNVFLKTFEYGPYKTWTAFLEGPYGGMKRDMAAFDDVVFFAGGSGITATASHLLNLIKKMRDRKAVTRSVRVVWAFRNPETIDWFREELRICRDFAPPNTVHCHFFLTGLEPHGQDQLAQNQFYQEMLRDKMYNTLEGMDKRNSAYIREEAAGDPEIEKELRRENEDAITALPLAHTLPHINTSRHYTSPMDNNYQHAPYPAPHMSPADTPFNFGFPPSSTVFPKLTTRVGTVPLQRNGWRIDYARPNIPQVLKDYSRTFGRRTCVFVCGPPSMRVEVSKAVAQLQQVVMTDSSKDEIFLHAENYNV; from the coding sequence ATGTTGCCAGGATGGCATTCCATAGCTTCCCTTGTGAAGCGGATTGATATCCCCATTGTTGCGTCCACCACGCCAGCAGAAATTGCTGAGATGCAACAAGATGCCTGGCCTGAAGCAGGGAAATATGGACTAGGCTGGGTTTATTTCTCTGTGATTCTACTCGCCATCTCAACGATTATACGGTTCTATCACCTTTGGGGTGACCAAATTAGGATCGCATTACACAAAGAGGATATGGCTGGAACGTCGCCATATGTTACTTCTCCCCAGGAAGAATATGAGTTGCCAAGTGCTGCCACTGACAGCTCCACTACGCACTTCTTCCCAGCTCGTGGCCCCCTACCCAGTACCAATACCACGAAACAGCAGTCGTCGATCTCCACCATTGCGCCACTAAACAACACTATTGCTTTCGTACGATGGATTTTCTACAGGCCTATTCCAGTGCTACGTATAGGCAAGCTACGGATCGGTTTTCCCTCGCTGGGAGCATCCTCGATCATCTTGGCGGCCCTGATATTCGTCACACTCTATTCATTTGTCCCACAACCGCTCTACTACTCCTCAATCTCAATTGGATCTCCTCCATTGGCGATCCGTGCAGGCATGATTGCGGTGGCTATGATTCCATGGATCATTGCACTCAGTACCCGCGCCAACTTCGTCAGCATCTTAACGGGCATTAGTCACGAGAGGCTGAATGTTCTTCATCGTTGGGCTGGCTACCTCTGTCTATTCCTAAGCTTGATTCATATGGTTCCGTTTTATGTTACACCTATCTGGGAAAGCACGAACTTTATGTACTACCAGCAATACTTTCCCCGAAACATCTATATCTACGGCACCGGCTGGGCAGCGCTGGTGCCTCTCATAGTCTTATGCTTGCATTCGCTGCCAATTCTTCGAGCTTGGATGTATGAGCTTTTCAAGCTTGTGCACCTCCCCCTTTCAATCATCTTTCTCGCCATGATATTTTGGCACAGCAAAAACTTCCTGGCATCATGGGACTATCTTTGGGCTACGGTGGCAATCTGGATGCTTTCCTACGCAGTTAGATTGTTTTATGTTAATTGGAGCAATCCCCTACGATTGTCCTTCTTAATCGGCGAAGAATGCGCAGTGACTATACTTCCACAGAACGCTATCAAAGTCACGGTCGCGACTCAGATGAAATGGAAACCAGGCCAATTTGTCTATCTCCGTATGCCAGGAATCTCACTATTTGAACGTCACCCCTTCACGATCTCATCACTGTGTAGTGGTGATTTCCCCTCTGAGTATGGCGAGAATTATCGTGACTTGGCTCTTGTCTTCCGTCCATTTGGAGGCTTTACTCGTAATGTTTTTCTAAAGACTTTTGAGTATGGTCCTTACAAGACCTGGACAGCGTTTTTGGAGGGCCCCTACGGAGGGATGAAAAGAGATATGGCCGCATTTGATGATGTGGTCTTCTTCGCCGGTGGAAGTGGCATAACTGCAACTGCCAGTCACCTCTTGAATCTGATTAAGAAGATGCGGGACCGAAAAGCAGTAACCAGGTCGGTGCGGGTCGTTTGGGCATTCAGGAACCCCGAAACAATCGACTGGTTCAGGGAGGAATTGAGAATATGCAGGGATTTCGCGCCTCCCAACACAGTTCACTGTCATTTCTTCCTCACTGGACTAGAGCCACACGGCCAGGACCAACTGGCTCAAAACCAGTTCTACCAGGAGATGCTCAGAGATAAAATGTACAACACATTAGAGGGGATGGATAAGCGCAACTCGGCATACATTCGTGAAGAAGCAGCCGGCGACCCGGAGATTGAAAAGGAGCTTCGACGGGAGAACGAAGATGCCATTACTGCGCTTCCCCTGGCACACACCCTCCCGCACATCAATACCAGCAGGCACTATACCAGCCCAATGGATAATAATTATCAACATGCACCGTATCCTGCACCTCACATGAGCCCAGCAGATACTCCTTTTAACTTCGGCTTTCCTCCCTCGTCAACAGTGTTTCCTAAACTGACCACCCGGGTCGGCACCGTTCCGCTGCAGAGGAATGGCTGGCGCATTGATTACGCCCGCCCCAATATCCCGCAGGTACTCAAAGACTACTCTCGGACATTCGGTCGTCGTACCTGTGTCTTTGTCTGTGGACCTCCTAGCATGAGAGTTGAAGTTTCGAAGGCTGTTGCTCAGCTTCAGCAGGTGGTCATGACTGACTCATCTAAAGACGAGATATTTCTGCATGCTGAGAACTACAATGTCTGA
- a CDS encoding putative GNAT family acetyltransferase (unnamed protein product): MAYQFFAKAHQSKAPTSPPLSPPSSSSSNNRHPKPPIYPPSLVLPQSATSTSIADRVKPPPGKDSSFHPPAYPHPIAPSYKTPHPHVTIESVSTAHIPSLIRITGLLLPIRYPNSFYTATITDPVIASVSRVAIYHDHPGAAAPASTSYAPTSASPLGTSTGTDKVIGGIRCRLERLPPTTAELIQTQSNPHSQEPTNLYIQTLHLLSPYRGCGIAASLLNSLLFSSAPSSFSSGSRSTYQVSELVKHYNVRCVTAHVHEANEEGLKWYIARGFQVEEGVVENYYRRLKPSGARIVKLVLQWNDDASDKAAEADVHSTSNQSGEDNRKSPEEDDDWEKVEAEDGEDNEDHGVQTFTDSKILEVDDGVNRKRKADDEPQRA, encoded by the coding sequence ATGGCATACCAGTTCTTCGCAAAGGCGCATCAGTCGAAAGCGCCGACTTCTCCACCACTCTCCcctccatcctcttcttcctccaacaaCAGACACCCCAAACCTCCTATATACCCTCCATCGCTGGTTCTTCCTCAGTCTGCGACCTCTACCAGTATCGCAGACAGGGtcaaaccaccaccaggcAAAGACTCGTCTTTTCATCCCCCCGCATACCCCCATCCCATCGCACCCAGTTACAAAACCCCGCACCCTCATGTTACCATCGAATCCGTGAGCACCGCTCACATACCCTCTCTCATCCGGATCACGGGCTTGCTACTCCCAATACGCTACCCAAATTCTTTCTACACAGCGACCATCACAGACCCCGTGATCGCATCGGTGTCACGCGTGGCCATCTACCATGATCATCCGGGAGCCGCGGCGCCAGCCTCCACATCATACGCTCCCACATCCGCATCCCCGCTAGGAACAAGCACGGGGACAGACAAAGTAATCGGAGGGATCAGGTGTCGTCTAGAACGGCTCCCTCCTACCACCGCAGAACTTATCCAAACCCAGTCGAACCCCCATTCGCAGGAGCCGACAAATCTCTACATCCAGACCCTGCATCTGCTTTCCCCGTATCGGGGCTGCGGTATTGCGGCGTCGCTTCTTAACTCAttgctcttctcttctgccccttcgtctttttcttctggctcGCGGTCTACTTACCAGGTCTCGGAACTAGTAAAACACTATAATGTGCGCTGTGTCACGGCACATGTGCATGAAGCCAATGAAGAGGGTCTGAAATGGTACATCGCGCGCGGCTTCCAGGTGGAGGAGGGCGTTGTTGAGAATTACTATCGGCGGTTGAAGCCTTCTGGAGCAAGAATTGTCAAGCTCGTTCTGCAATGGAATGACGATGCTAGTGACAAGGCTGCGGAAGCTGATGTCCACTCTACGTCAAACCAGTCAGGAGAAGATAACAGGAAGAGcccggaagaagatgacgactGGGAGAAGGTCGAAGCCGAAGACGGAGAAGACAATGAGGATCACGGCGTACAAACATTCACAGACTCAAAGATCCTTGAggttgatgatggtgtgaACAGGAAACGGAAAGCCGACGATGAGCCTCAGCGAGCGTGA
- a CDS encoding putative transcriptional activator (unnamed protein product), whose protein sequence is MGESNGTEQQESSFPSGTIAKLTCDILNNTFYNIIHDIVSKVHRDEKVARMRSAVTIARQKAEEEAGRRREEAGAKPTALKPGEDFEELKDIRVETDGAIFEDGKVYLKGNPLNTTKEIICPDCRLPRLLYPVTGVGARPPPDPYREYCQKQPMISKPGHDVHGNPFATDKLNPKKKKQTNTSNTPASSPPTTPDSSFKQAAPEKVSFPTVKCPNCPRYFVVTRVAQHLDRCLGLSGRQVNRNKTPMENGTSTPSSAPPKRPLDDDTPPTITKKKKLGAPKKLSGKKPPPAPSSKLKNGVTPDMAAAADAAAAGDGDIKSEPNGDA, encoded by the exons ATGGGCGAATCAAACGGAACAGAACAGCAGGAAAGTTCCTTTCCTTCGGGAACTATTGCGAAGCTG ACATGTGACATTCTCAACAACACGTTCTATAACATTATCCACGACATAGTGTCAAAAGTCCACCGGGATGAAAAGGTCGCTCGAATGCGTTCTGCTGTCACAATCGCCAGGCAGAAAgctgaagaggaagctgGCAGGCgccgagaagaagcaggTGCCAAACCCACTGCGTTAAAGCCGGGCGAAGATTTCGAAGAGCTCAAGGACATCCGTGTTGAGACAGATGGGGCCATTTTTGAAGATGGGAAGGTTTATCTCAAGGGAAACCCACTTAATACCACGAAAGAAATAATCTGTCCCGACTGCCGATTGCCACGTCTACTTTATCCTGTGACTGGGGTCGGAGCCCGGCCCCCTCCGGATCCATATCGAGAATATTGTCAAAAGCAACCGATGATCAGCAAACCAGGGCATGACGTTCATGGGAATCCGTTCGCTACAGACAAATTAaaccccaagaagaagaaacagacaAACACTTCAAATACACCAGCGTCAAGCCCGCCTACAACGCCGGACAGCTCCTTTAAGCAAGCGGCTCCAGAGAAAGTATCGTTTCCGACGGTCAAGTGCCCGAATTGCCCAAGGTACTTTGTTGTAACACGAGTGGCGCAACACTTGGACCGATGTCTCGGTCTATCAGGCCGACAAGTCAACCGAAACAAAACGCCCATGGAAAACGGTACCAGCACTCCTAGTTCTGCGCCACCCAAACGTCCATTAGACGATGACACTCCGCCAACGataacgaagaaaaagaaactcgGTGCTCCCAAAAAGCTGTCAGGGAAAAAGCCGCCACCGGCTCCCAGTAGCAAACTCAAGAATGGTGTGACGCCTGACATGGCGGCTGCCGCGGACGCTGCAGCCGCTGGTGATGGCGATATAAAGAGCGAACCGAATGGCGACGCatag
- a CDS encoding activating signal cointegrator 1 (C2HC5 finger protein), with amino-acid sequence MADPSLISWGVSRISQILPLDEESLTQIITYAASLPKEEGADHLKNLLGDSPAAFEFISAFSSRRDPAPQQPAVPDASSSTPTATSSKNPAARQKKGKKSKPPLHSAGPPRRPENFGDVTGGYKKADLEEDYMAPAPRAKQDTNASRSSHLSVEDSSAASSRAHSPAPKQSSSKPPPSASGPMLSDLLPNVKSKAAKSSTRHSNNTTTSQSKNSLTTTNISDLTAAIAALEVSTNPTLSNESRKCSCFASIHPLFAPAPNCLNCGKIICSLEGLQPCSFCGTPLLSNEEVQSMIRELRAERGQEKMRAHNESVHREGGPGQGPSPSASSSKLNAAMAHRDKLLQFQAQNAKRTRVVDEAADFETPNVASTLWMSPAQRALALKKQQQILREMEEKARPEWEKKRTIMSLDIKGGKVTRVYQSAGASPADPGSPAEEEPEPEPEASEPADEYTKPRRGEAFSRNPLLAAGGLMRPVWKGPDGKPVEARPQSERTQTWRRVQDDKDDNEQWILDGGLHGYS; translated from the coding sequence ATGGCTGACCCCAGCCTCATCTCCTGGGGCGTTTCCCGCATCTCACAAATCCTCCCACTAGACGAAGAATCACTCACGCAGATCATCACCTACGCCGCCAGTCTACCGAAAGAAGAGGGTGCCGATCATCTCAAAAACCTCCTAGGTGACTCCCCCGCTGCCTTCGAGTTCATATCCGCTTTCAGTTCTCGACGAGACCCCGCACCTCAGCAACCAGCAGTCCCCGATGCATCCTCATCTACACCGACAGCAACAAGCTCCAAGAATCCAGCAGCGCggcaaaagaaaggcaagaagTCGAAACCACCGCTACACAGCGCCGGGCCCCCACGCCGGCCCGAGAACTTCGGAGATGTGACGGGCGGATACAAGAAGGCAGATCTAGAGGAGGATTACATGGCGCCGGCGCCTAGAGCCAAACAAGATACCAATGCTTCACGATCGTCGCATTTATCGGTCGAAGACTCATCTGCTGCTTCGTCGCGCGCTCACTCACCTGCCCCGAAACAAAGCTCGAGCAAACCGCCACCCTCTGCATCGGGGCCTATGCTCTCAGACTTGTTACCGAACGTTAAGTCCAAAGCCGCGAAGTCCTCTACACGACACAGTAACAATACCACTACGAGCCAGTCTAAGAATTCCCTTACGACGACCAACATCTCCGATTTAACTGCCGCAATCGCCGCACTAGAAGTATCCACGAACCCAACTCTGAGCAACGAATCCCGAAAATGCTCCTGCTTCGCTTCGATCCACCCACTTTTCGCTCCCGCCCCGAACTGTCTCAACTGCGGCAAGATCATCTGCTCCCTGGAGGGCCTCCAGCCGTGTTCGTTCTGCGGGACACCCCTGCTATCGAACGAGGAAGTGCAGAGCATGATCCGAGAACTACGGGCAGAACGAGGCCAGGAAAAGATGCGCGCGCATAACGAGAGTGTGCATCGCGAGGGCGGACCGGGGCAGGGCCCCTCGCcttcggcttcttccagCAAATTGAACGCGGCCATGGCTCACCGGGACAAATTGCTTCAATTCCAGGCGCAGAATGCCAAGCGGACGCGCGTTGTCGATGAGGCGGCGGACTTTGAGACTCCGAATGTTGCGTCGACGCTGTGGATGAGTCCTGCGCAGCGGGCTCTCGCCttgaagaagcagcagcagatatTGCgcgagatggaagaaaaggctcGTCCGgaatgggagaagaagaggaccaTCATGAGTTTAGATATTAAGGGCGGGAAAGTCACTCGCGTATACCAGTCTGCTGGAGCTAGCCCTGCTGATCCGGGATCCCctgcggaagaagaacccGAGCCCGAGCCTGAGGCTAGTGAGCCGGCAGATGAATATACGAAGCCACGCCGCGGTGAAGCCTTCAGTCGGAATCCACTTCTGGCGGCCGGGGGATTGATGCGTCCTGTCTGGAAAGGACCAGATGGTAAACCGGTTGAGGCGAGACCACAAAGTGAACGAACACAGACATGGCGACGAGTCCAGGATGATAAAGACGACAATGAGCAATGGATTCTCGACGGCGGCTTACATGGATACTCTTAG